A stretch of the Acyrthosiphon pisum isolate AL4f chromosome A2, pea_aphid_22Mar2018_4r6ur, whole genome shotgun sequence genome encodes the following:
- the LOC100161294 gene encoding B-cell receptor-associated protein 31-like yields MSLQWTIIATFLYFEVGVLMLFLVPYMSAKRWNSLFRSRFYQALSAQAQWYFTFLLFVLVLFLLDSVREMRKYSNPELSDAHQHLDHEMQANMRLFRAQRNFYISGIALFLSFVIKRFIALVTLQASLVAQSEASLKQAQSASAAAKSLMTQDKGDGESEALTELRKELELIKADRDAIKSQAESVSKEYDRLMTEHEKLQKTVGNESKKDD; encoded by the coding sequence ATGAGTCTCCAGTGGACAATTATCGCGACGTTCCTGTACTTCGAAGTGGGCGTGCTGATGCTGTTCCTGGTGCCGTACATGTCGGCCAAACGCTGGAACAGTCTGTTCCGGTCCCGGTTCTATCAGGCGTTGAGCGCCCAGGCCCAGTGGTACTTCACGTTCTTGCTGTTCGTTCTCGTCCTGTTCCTGTTGGACTCTGTTCGCGAAATGCGTAAATACTCCAACCCTGAGCTAAGCGACGCGCATCAACACTTGGACCACGAAATGCAGGCAAACATGCGACTGTTCCGTGCCCAGCGCAACTTCTATATTAGTGGAATCGCCTTATTCCTCAGCTTTGTCATCAAACGTTTCATAGCCCTGGTCACCCTGCAAGCGTCATTGGTGGCCCAAAGCGAGGCATCGCTAAAACAGGCTCAGAGCGCCAGCGCCGCGGCCAAGTCTTTGATGACACAAGACAAAGGGGACGGCGAGTCTGAAGCGTTGACTGAACTGAGAAAAGAACTGGAATTGATCAAGGCCGATCGCGACGCGATCAAAAGTCAAGCTGAATCTGTATCTAAAGAATATGACAGGCTAATGACAGAACATGAAAAACTTCAGAAGACTGTTGGCAACGAATCAAAGAAGGATGattaa
- the LOC100163335 gene encoding centromere protein J → MSTNCDIMDLMKDYGSEFNMSTVMQCVQELKAWQESQHQKLCENPTMDTLTNEMEDVLRSFDIPENAQENHYDDRLSSYSEIDEELLKRFGNQKDIMSSPASNSRDDVAILSPNKNVDNFSKAKSVECSTNIAEDKQLENEIECKTIKPKKPYLKRGTGLARYGLNIEEVKKKTGKLKFKRPILSVSSKIKVPRKCLNQVKPFPKTEFVSKPTESSRLDLKKVDIANSWNRYEPKDFPDSGEKFNNTEQRELRAFEILEERANNSNLNASSPTVCQLLERGQSSKSNKEAPASRLVRSLNFDRINSSTPRQNVDDSDDSYSDSSQECDPLDLTEDVLKVTNLNGNKKSNQKKEVNSVILTENEKKYLENYSKTSGIMKQVDFDQSFDTEILSKRLEELESEIETFRSENTKLMKLQREFEVERQKFFKSKEDFLKKLNDEKKKEEEMLAEERKKFIREKVLFEKNARELRNKPNRQEREEIKKLKEQLTELKDEFNKKEARWATGQARLRTQMKQLENSNTALRSELELFRKSSLNKKVTFKTPSEKQALRNTKIIHNVNRELSKLSPDDISSMIDPKTRNIPASILRKPVITTDNESSEELSSDENQFSKNLLHDSDNENDFNESNSTQRSSCGVVRETVLDDGRKEILYSNGNLKKISSDGNNVKVIYYNGDVKETKDDYERYYFAKNKTYHTTYNSGLEIIEFPNGQTEKHYKDGKVEIEYVDGKKHTVYPDRKEIWNYLDGSVLTVDPNGHRELVLLNGQREIHTSEFKKRVYLDGTTKIVYPDGSHETKYPDGRIRKKDKDGNLTLDTSVSS, encoded by the exons ATGAGTACAAATTGTGACATAATGGATCTTATGAAGGATTATGGATCCGAATTCAACATGTCTACTGTTATGCAATGTGTTCAAGAATTAAAAGCTTGGCAAGAATCGCAACACCAAAAATTATGTGAAAATCCGACTATGGATACATTGACTAACGAAATGGAAGATGTGTTAAGATCATTTGATATTCCAGAAAATGCACAAG AAAATCATTATGATGATAGACTATCTTCTTATTCGGAAATAGATGAGGAACTATTGAAAAGGTTTGGAAACCAAAAAGATATAATGTCATCACCG gctTCAAATTCAAGAGATGATGTAGCAATTTTATcacctaataaaaatgttgataactttTCCAAAGCAAAGTCAGTAGAATGTAGTACGAATATTGCTGAAGATAAACAATTAGAAAATGAAATTGAATGCAAAACTATTAAACCtaaaaaaccatatttaaaaaGAGGTACAGGTCTGGCTAGATATGGCTTAAATATagaagaagtaaaaaaaaaaactggtaaaTTGAAATTTAAGAGACCTATTTTATCAGTTTCATCCAAAATTAAAGTGCCAAGAAAGTGTTTGAATCAAGTCAAACCATTTCCTAAAACAGAATTTG ttagtaaGCCAACTGAAAGTTCACGCctagatttaaaaaaagttgatataGCTAATTCTTGGAATAGGTATGAGCCTAAAGATTTTCCAGATAGTGGagaaaagtttaataatacagAACAAAGGGAATTGCGTGCATTTGAAATATTAGAAGAACGTGCCAACAATTCTAATTTAAATGCATCATCACCTACTGTTTGTCAACTCTTAGAAAGAGGACAAAGTTCTAAAAGTAATAAAGAAGCACCAGCATCACGACTAGTTCGTTCTTTAAATTTTGATAGAATAAACTCTTCCACCCCTAGACAAAATGTTGATGATTCTGACGATTCCTATTCAGACTCTAGTCAGGAATGTGATCCATTAGATTTAACAGAAGATGTACTCAAGGTTACAAATTTAAATGGCAACAAAAAAAGTAACcaaaaaaaagaagttaattcagttattttaacggaaaatgaaaagaaatatttagaaaactatTCTAAAACATCGGGAATCATGAAGCAAGTTGACTTTGATCAATCATTTGATACAGAAATACTTAGTAAGAGACTTGAAGAGTTGGAATCTGAGATAGAAACATTTCGGTCAGAAAATACTAAGTTAATGAAGTTGCAACGAGAATTCGAGGTTGAAAGACAAAAATTCTTTAAGAGTAAAGaagattttttaaagaaattaaatgacgaaaaaaaaaaagaagaagaaatgTTGGcagaagaaagaaaaaaattcatacgAGAAAAAGTTTTGTTTGAGAAAAATGCTAGAGAATTGAGAAACAAACCCAATAGACAAGAGagagaagaaataaaaaaattaaaagaacag TTAACCGAGTTAAAAGAtgagtttaataaaaaagaagCTCGATGGGCAACTGGTCAGGCCCGACTGAGGACTCAGATGAAACAATTGGAAAATAGTAATACAGCTTTACGCAGTGAACttgaattatttagaaaatcatcattgaataaaaaa GTTACTTTTAAAACACCATCTGAAAAACAAGCTTtgagaaatacaaaaataattcataatgtcAACAGAGAACTCAGTAAACTGTCTCCTGACGATATATCATCAATGATTGATCCAAAAACTAGAAACATTCCTGCATCTATATTGAGGAAACCTGTAATAACTACTGATAATGAGTCGTCTGAGGAGTTGTCCTCAGATGAAAATCAGTTCTCTAAAAATCTCTTGCATGATAGTGataatgaaaatgattttaatgaatCCAACAGTACTCAACGCAGTAGTTGTGGTGTTGTCCGTGAGACTGTTTTAGATGATGGGCGTaaagaaattttgtattcaaacggtaatctaaaaaaaatttcttctGATGGCAACAATGTtaaagtgatatattataacggTGACGTGAAAGAAACAAAAGATGATTACGAACGGTATTATTTtgctaaaaacaaaacataccaTACAACATACAATTCTGGTCTAGAAATAATTGAATTTCCCAA TGGGCAAACTGAAAAGCATTACAAAGACGGAAAAGTGGAAATTGAATATGTAGATGGTAAAAAGCATACAGTCTATCCAGACCGTAAGGAGATTTGGAATTACTTGGATGGATCAGTTTTGACAGTGGATCCAAATGGACATCGTGAATTGGTGTTACTAAATGGCCAACGAGAAATACATACCAGCGAATTCAAA aaaagaGTGTATCTTGATGGTacaacaaaaattgtttatccAGATGGGTCTCATGAAACCAAATATCCTGATGGTAGAATTAGAAAAAAAGACAAGGACGGTAATTTGACATTGGACACTAGTGTTtcgtcttaa
- the LOC100165392 gene encoding bifunctional peptidase and arginyl-hydroxylase JMJD5, translating to MNIIVDEVLQHLESSLSAKFDYSDVHKSLDFLFQKSLNDSQTENSKVALSSVEAVLEKVWESLHTGSWADAPDGTRKLYSHASLLKAKLLLKTGNDERMLKKTIKAIDMGLLMGNAFRNELTVTASLLCKALQQTFSEVPVKLGDDRESNNSCTLHRNDDHVSTLHQPSLETFLRDFLKPKIPVKITGNMEHWPALNKWKDLNYFVKLAGARLVPVEIGSSYADADWSQKLITLEEFINIHVVQEGEKPAYLAQHQLFNQIPELKDDIKIPDYCYLTDMDGVEPDINAWLGPKGTVSPTHYDPKNNFLAQVVGSKNIILYDPKWSEYLYPYDDKFLKNTAQVDPVKPDLCKFPNFSQVKAAHCTLNEGEMLFIPSGWWHRVESLSVSFSVSFWWM from the exons ATGAACATTATTGTTGATGAAGTATTACAACATTTAGAATCATCTCTGTCTGCTAAATTTGACTATAGTGATGTGCATAAatcattagattttttatttcaaaaatcattaaatg actcCCAAACTGAAAATTCAAAGGTTGCATTATCAAGTGTTGAAGCTGTCTTAGAAAAAGTATGGGAGTCTCTTCATACTGGTTCCTGGGCTGATGCTCCAGATGGCACGCGTAAACTTTATTCCCATGCTAGTTTGCTCAAG gccAAACTATTATTGAAAACTGGAAATGATGAAAGAATGTTGAAAAAAACTATCAAAGCAATTGATATGGGGTTACTAATGGGCAATGCGTTCAGAAATGAATTAACTGTGACTGCATCATTATTATGTAAAGCTCTACAGCAGACTTTTTCtg AGGTTCCAGTTAAATTGGGTGATGATAGAGAATCAAATAACAGTTGTACACTTCATAGAAATGATGATCATGTTTCAACACTACATCAACCCTccttagaaacatttttaagagATTTTCTTAAACCTAAAATACCTGTTAAAATTACAG gTAATATGGAACACTGGCCTGCTTTAAATAAATGgaaagatttaaattattttgtaaaattagcTGGAGCTAGATTAGTTCCTGTTGAAATAGGATCGTCATATGCAGATGCTGATTGGAGTCAAAAATTGATAACACTTGAAGAATTCATTAACATTCATGTTGTTCAAGAAGGTGAAAAACCAGCGTACCTTGCACAGCATCAACTTTTTAATCAA ATTCCAGAATTAAAAGATGATATTAAAATCCcagattattgttatttaacagACATGGATGGTGTTGAACCCGACATAAATGCGTGGTTAGGTCCTAAAGGAACAGTGTCTCCTACTCACTATGATccaaagaataattttttggctcaa GTAGTaggatcaaaaaatattattttgtatgatcCAAAATGGTCTGAGTATTTGTATCCATACGATGATAAATTTCTTAAGAATACTGCACAGGTAGATCCAGTTAAGCCTGATTTGTGTAAATTTCCTAATTTCTCTCAAGTCAAAGCAGCCCATTGTACTTTAAATGAAg GTGAGATGTTATTTATACCATCTGGTTGGTGGCACAGAGTTGAATCCCTTTCAGTGAGTTTTTCTGTCAGTTTTTGGTGGATGTAA